One Flavobacteriales bacterium genomic window, CGGTGCCATGACGGGAGGGCGGGTCGAAGCGGATCGGTGCGTCCCCGAACACCTGGAGGTCGTGATGTCAAAACTCCGGCAATGCGGCGCGGAGTTGTCGGAGGGGGCGCGATCAATCACCGTCGAGGCCGGAGCCCGGTTACGGGCCCAGGACGTGCAAACGTTTCCCTACCCGGGATTTCCCACGGACCTGCAGGCACAAATGATGGCGTTGCTGTGTCTGGCGGAAGGAACCAGCGTGATGACCGAATCGGTGTTTGCCGGGAGGTTTCTGCACGTTCCGGAATTGCGCCGTATGGGTGCGGCGATTACGGTTGATGGACACCGCGCCGTTGTGAAAGGATTAGGCCGGTTGACGGGCGCGCCGGTCATGGCATCGGATTTGCGTGCCAGTGCCGCGCTCCTGTTGGCCGGGTTGGCCGCCGACGGTGAAACGCGGATTTCCAGGATTTATCACTTGGAACGGGGATACGAGCGAATCGAAGACAAACTGCAGGGCTTGGGCGCGTCGGTTCGTCGAGAGGGTTTCGGGTATGAGTGACATGGTGACCGTCGCACTGTCGAAGGGGAAACTCCTGGATCCGACGCTGGCTCTGTTTCAGAAAGCGGGCTATCTTGGTCCGGAAATGTCCTCCGACGATCGCAAACTGGCTTTTGACGTGCCGCAGTCCGGGCTGTCTTTTTTGGTGGTCCGTCCCACGGACGTGCCCACCTACGTGGAGTATGGAGCGGCCGACGTGGGTGTGGCGGGCAAGGATTTGTTATTGGAGCAACAACTGGACGTGTATGAACCCTTGGATCTGCGGATCGGGTGGTGCCGGATCGCCGTAGCGACCCTGGCGGGTCTTGATGGTCGTGCACGCTTATCGTCAAAACTCCGGGTGGCCACGAAGTATCCCAACATCACGGAATGGCATTTTAACCGTCAGGGGACTCCGGTCGAAATCATCAAGTTGTATGGGTCGATCGAGTTGGCTCCGGTGGTGGGCTTGGCGGATCGGATCGGAAAGCCAACAACCTCCAGGAAATGGAAACGGTTGCGGAATCGACGGCACGTCTGATCGTGAATCGTGCCAGTTTGAAAATGAAGCATCAGGCGATTACCACCATGATTAACAGGCTGCGCAAGAGTCGTCCCAAGACGGCCTGCGCCTGACGACGTGATGAACGTTATATTTTCAAAAGATAAAACCTATCCCCAGGCGTTGGCCGAGGTCTGCAATCGTGCAGCTCACCAGCACGCCAAGCTCGAGAATCGCGTGAAACGTATTCTGAAAAACGTCGAACGTGATGGCGATGCTGCGGTCGCGCGATACGTCAAGAAGTTTGATGGTCTTGCGTTGTCGCCGAAAAAGTTTCGNNNNNNNNNNNNNNNNNNNNNNNNNNNNNNNNNNNNNNNNNNNNNNNNNNNNNNNNNNNNNNNNNNNNNNNNNNNNNNNNNNNNNNNNNNNNNNNNNNNNNNNNNNNNNNNNNNNNNNNNNNNNNNNNNNNNNNNNNNNNNNNNNNNNNNNNNNNNNNNNNNNNNGGCGGGAAAGCGTTGTATCCCTCCACGGTTTTGATGAACGCGATCCCCGCCAAAGTTGCCGGGGTGCCGCGGGTCGTCATGTGTAGTCCCACCGCGTCCGGGGCTATCGACCCCTGTTTGTTGGTCGCGGCGGATCTCG contains:
- a CDS encoding UDP-N-acetylglucosamine 1-carboxyvinyltransferase — its product is MAACLAKGTTVLNNAAMEPEIVDLADFLIKRGARISGAGSGRLVIEGVPALHGAEHEVIPDRIEAGTYLVAGAMTGGRVEADRCVPEHLEVVMSKLRQCGAELSEGARSITVEAGARLRAQDVQTFPYPGFPTDLQAQMMALLCLAEGTSVMTESVFAGRFLHVPELRRMGAAITVDGHRAVVKGLGRLTGAPVMASDLRASAALLLAGLAADGETRISRIYHLERGYERIEDKLQGLGASVRREGFGYE
- a CDS encoding ATP phosphoribosyltransferase → MSDMVTVALSKGKLLDPTLALFQKAGYLGPEMSSDDRKLAFDVPQSGLSFLVVRPTDVPTYVEYGAADVGVAGKDLLLEQQLDVYEPLDLRIGWCRIAVATLAGLDGRARLSSKLRVATKYPNITEWHFNRQGTPVEIIKLYGSIELAPVVGLADRIGKPTTSRKWKRLRNRRHV
- a CDS encoding histidinol dehydrogenase, coding for MNVIFSKDKTYPQALAEVCNRAAHQHAKLENRVKRILKNVERDGDAAVARYVKKFDGLALSPKKFR